A portion of the Paenibacillus marchantiae genome contains these proteins:
- a CDS encoding S-layer homology domain-containing protein: protein MLGRIMKKGFVFFIIFCLVVGGGQFVRTAHADDMNTYEAEAEGNILLGNAKISDSPTASGGKKVGGMYQGSSLQFNNVTVSETGNYKISVYYISGDSRPFNISANGGEKQFEEPPKTVDWDTVGTYDVTLPLNAGTNTILIDDNNWYSPDIDKIVIRGLDSDHPGEGGGDDWKKNLHGAIIEAEAADNILKGNAKVVDSSISSGGKKVTDLNKNSSLQFTNVTVPADGTYLIRISYISGDQRPVYMQVNNETDEMIDLPKTASWNTVGTYDAEASLDKGVNTITFSDHDGYSPDFDRIEVIPYTLSYEAEDSGNTLTGEARVTESPNASGGKKVGYLNGGSSLTFNKIIAPMTGDYRVKVDYFSGDPRSFYVHANDGEEQFHDLPKTLDWDTVGTYDLTLPLTEGENTITFSDNNGYSPDLDRIIVEPAIETEPENPGEGDDDLGTPGDSQQYGDITVTDYTYGLLVSNGQYEVSYNTQTGFVGYSWAEGQKMRGIFSSIKLGDGLVETKGYESHKSGGTPVEIQDGFGKGIELNFVHTSIGKPTLKQVYRFYEDKSYFLNRLDAFSDTEIQSNYMSPITVKNSGGVDIGVSSDNRVLTVPFDNDAWIRYKSQTMNRADTSYEMTTVFNNSTRNGLVIGSVTHDTWKTGIDWKGSANRLNEFAVYGGAASDVTRDTQPHGSLTGTELSSPLIMVGGFSDYRTGLEEYGKANAIITPPLALNPELPQGVPVGWNSWGAYDSGLSYQNVVDVSNYFKNNLKKFNNNGNVFINMDSYWDNLSDAELAQAVSVIKDNGQHAGIYWGPFVYWGNDMSQTVDGTNGQYTYGDIVLKDAQGKPLPTLDGAYALDVTHPGSQMRMNYFLDKFKSLGFTFIKLDFLTHGSLEGQHYDTTVTTGIQAYNEGMRYVEERLDGKMFISASIAPIFPSQYAHSRRISCDTYGKINETEYMLNSLTYGFWQNGTIYSYTDPDHLALSSASSLEEARSRVNSGVIAGTVMMDSDDVNDPKAQEYMTALYNNTDVLQVALKGKAFKPLEGNTNANAADTFVLKDGNNYYLAVFNYSANSSANKTINLGRAGLNESKSYTLQDLWTGESSLATGSWSISLGPAESKLVKLTENPVNPENPGNPGNPGNPGNPGNNGNNNNTSGNSGNSTVQENDTAKLVITADMLKVDSGAGKAVVDIKAGTQELQLSSAVLRQLGDRALEVKSGKLTLQVPASLFQQLLSKLPAGQQEDSTISLKMVPLGSKAKEVIAAVESSSRATVSLKGEIYEFSLSVTTKSGTTETLSAFDHPVTLSLEAAEGFDPSQGGIYYINENGKLEFLKSDYVNGVLTTKVSHFSKYAVLELNRTFADVPANHWASSVIKELAAKGYVEGTNEDQFEPGRAVTRAEFTAMLVHSLGLTVAREVQFTDVATDAWYAEPIAIATQAGIVNGRSTTSFQPDARITREEITVMLMKAYKLNDGKVPVGSTDILFTDMAQVSSWATASVKDAAQLGLVQGQRQGQFVPKGIASRAEAAQVIYNLILK from the coding sequence ATGTTGGGACGGATTATGAAAAAAGGATTTGTGTTCTTTATCATTTTTTGCTTGGTAGTTGGCGGGGGCCAGTTCGTCCGAACAGCTCACGCCGATGATATGAATACCTATGAAGCCGAGGCCGAGGGAAATATTTTGCTTGGTAACGCGAAAATCTCTGATAGCCCGACGGCTTCAGGCGGCAAAAAGGTCGGAGGCATGTACCAAGGCAGTTCCTTGCAATTTAACAATGTTACTGTAAGTGAGACAGGAAATTATAAGATTTCCGTTTACTACATTTCAGGTGATTCGCGGCCGTTCAATATTAGTGCGAATGGCGGGGAGAAGCAATTTGAAGAACCGCCCAAGACAGTCGACTGGGATACGGTGGGAACGTATGATGTGACTCTTCCGTTGAACGCGGGTACCAACACAATCCTGATTGATGACAACAACTGGTATTCTCCCGACATCGACAAGATTGTGATCCGCGGTTTGGACAGTGACCACCCGGGAGAAGGTGGCGGAGACGACTGGAAGAAAAATCTGCATGGTGCAATCATTGAGGCAGAAGCAGCCGACAATATTTTGAAAGGCAATGCCAAGGTGGTGGACAGCAGTATCAGTTCAGGCGGGAAAAAAGTAACGGATCTGAACAAAAACAGTTCACTGCAATTTACGAATGTTACTGTACCGGCAGATGGTACATATTTGATCCGAATATCTTATATTTCTGGTGACCAGCGACCTGTCTATATGCAGGTGAACAATGAGACGGATGAGATGATTGATCTGCCCAAAACGGCAAGCTGGAATACGGTAGGCACGTATGATGCAGAAGCTTCCCTCGATAAGGGAGTTAATACCATTACGTTCTCGGATCATGATGGGTACTCCCCCGATTTTGACCGAATAGAAGTAATCCCGTATACGCTTAGCTATGAAGCCGAAGATTCGGGCAATACACTGACTGGTGAAGCGCGTGTAACAGAGAGTCCGAATGCTTCCGGAGGCAAAAAGGTCGGCTACCTGAATGGCGGGAGCTCCTTGACGTTCAATAAAATTATAGCCCCAATGACAGGTGATTACCGCGTTAAGGTAGATTATTTTTCCGGTGATCCGCGGAGTTTCTATGTCCATGCGAATGATGGGGAAGAGCAGTTCCACGACCTGCCTAAAACCCTGGATTGGGATACGGTAGGTACGTATGATCTTACCCTCCCATTAACTGAGGGCGAGAATACGATTACCTTTTCAGATAACAATGGCTATTCTCCCGATCTGGACCGGATTATCGTAGAGCCTGCGATAGAGACAGAACCCGAAAATCCAGGTGAAGGAGATGACGATCTGGGAACACCGGGTGACTCGCAACAATACGGGGATATCACGGTGACTGATTACACGTATGGCCTTCTTGTATCGAACGGACAATACGAAGTGTCTTATAATACCCAGACTGGATTCGTCGGCTATAGCTGGGCAGAAGGGCAGAAGATGCGGGGGATTTTCAGCAGCATTAAACTTGGTGACGGCCTTGTGGAGACCAAAGGTTATGAGAGTCATAAGAGCGGTGGAACACCTGTGGAGATTCAGGATGGATTCGGCAAAGGCATTGAGTTGAACTTTGTTCATACGTCAATTGGCAAACCAACCCTGAAGCAGGTCTATCGGTTTTATGAAGATAAATCGTATTTCCTCAACCGTCTGGATGCCTTCAGTGATACAGAGATCCAAAGTAATTACATGTCACCAATTACTGTAAAAAATTCGGGTGGTGTGGATATCGGCGTAAGCTCGGATAATCGTGTGCTTACAGTACCTTTTGACAATGACGCCTGGATTCGCTATAAATCTCAAACGATGAACCGGGCGGATACTAGCTACGAGATGACGACGGTATTCAATAACTCAACACGTAACGGTCTTGTGATTGGTTCAGTAACCCATGACACCTGGAAGACCGGTATTGACTGGAAAGGCTCAGCTAATCGTCTGAATGAATTTGCTGTGTATGGTGGTGCAGCGAGTGACGTTACTCGCGATACCCAACCACATGGCAGCCTGACCGGTACTGAGCTGTCCTCACCACTGATTATGGTAGGTGGTTTCAGTGATTACCGCACAGGACTTGAAGAATACGGAAAAGCCAATGCGATTATTACACCTCCGCTGGCGTTGAATCCGGAGCTGCCACAAGGTGTTCCAGTAGGTTGGAATAGCTGGGGAGCTTATGATAGCGGGCTTTCGTATCAGAACGTAGTGGATGTGTCCAATTATTTCAAGAATAACCTTAAGAAATTCAACAATAACGGAAATGTATTCATTAATATGGATTCCTACTGGGATAATCTAAGTGATGCAGAGCTTGCCCAAGCCGTATCTGTAATTAAGGACAATGGTCAGCATGCAGGCATCTATTGGGGACCATTTGTATATTGGGGCAACGATATGAGCCAAACGGTAGATGGTACCAACGGGCAATATACGTATGGTGATATTGTGCTCAAGGATGCTCAGGGGAAACCTCTGCCTACGCTGGATGGAGCATATGCACTGGATGTGACACATCCGGGGAGTCAAATGCGTATGAATTATTTTCTGGATAAGTTTAAATCACTTGGATTCACATTCATCAAACTGGATTTCCTGACCCATGGATCACTGGAAGGCCAACACTATGACACTACCGTGACGACAGGAATCCAGGCATACAATGAAGGGATGCGTTATGTCGAAGAGCGATTGGATGGGAAAATGTTTATTAGTGCGTCCATTGCACCGATTTTTCCAAGTCAATACGCGCATAGCAGACGGATCTCTTGTGACACCTATGGCAAAATCAATGAGACGGAGTACATGCTTAATTCATTGACATATGGTTTCTGGCAAAATGGAACGATCTATTCTTATACAGACCCAGATCATTTGGCATTAAGCAGTGCTTCAAGCCTGGAGGAAGCCCGTAGTCGGGTAAATTCCGGTGTGATTGCCGGCACGGTGATGATGGATTCCGATGATGTGAACGATCCCAAGGCACAGGAATACATGACAGCATTGTACAATAACACGGATGTTCTTCAGGTGGCGCTGAAAGGAAAAGCATTCAAGCCGCTTGAAGGGAATACGAATGCAAATGCTGCGGATACGTTTGTTCTGAAAGACGGCAATAATTATTACCTTGCCGTATTTAATTACAGCGCCAATAGTTCAGCGAACAAAACGATTAATTTGGGTCGTGCCGGATTGAATGAATCCAAATCCTACACGTTACAAGATTTGTGGACAGGTGAATCTTCGTTAGCCACGGGTTCATGGTCCATCTCGCTTGGACCGGCTGAATCGAAGTTGGTTAAATTGACCGAAAACCCAGTCAATCCGGAAAATCCAGGTAACCCAGGTAACCCAGGTAACCCAGGGAATCCTGGCAACAATGGAAATAACAACAATACTAGTGGAAACTCCGGCAACAGCACTGTTCAGGAGAACGATACAGCAAAACTGGTCATCACAGCCGATATGCTGAAAGTGGACAGTGGGGCAGGGAAAGCCGTTGTGGACATCAAGGCTGGTACTCAGGAGCTACAATTGTCATCTGCTGTTTTACGCCAGCTCGGCGACCGTGCACTGGAAGTGAAATCAGGCAAGTTAACCCTGCAAGTACCTGCGAGTTTGTTCCAGCAGCTGTTGAGCAAGCTACCAGCGGGGCAACAGGAAGATAGTACCATTTCCTTGAAAATGGTTCCGCTTGGCAGCAAGGCCAAGGAGGTCATTGCTGCAGTGGAATCATCTTCCCGGGCAACGGTTTCCCTTAAGGGAGAAATCTATGAATTCAGCCTTTCGGTAACAACTAAATCTGGTACAACCGAAACACTCTCTGCGTTCGATCATCCGGTTACGCTGAGTCTGGAAGCGGCTGAAGGCTTCGACCCTTCACAGGGGGGGATTTATTATATTAACGAAAATGGGAAATTGGAATTTCTCAAATCGGATTACGTGAATGGCGTATTAACGACTAAAGTGAGCCACTTCAGCAAGTATGCCGTTCTGGAATTGAATCGGACGTTTGCCGATGTTCCGGCCAATCATTGGGCTAGCTCTGTAATCAAGGAGTTAGCAGCAAAGGGGTATGTTGAAGGCACAAACGAAGATCAATTTGAGCCAGGACGTGCAGTCACTCGCGCTGAATTCACCGCCATGCTCGTTCATTCTCTGGGACTGACCGTAGCAAGGGAAGTACAATTTACAGATGTAGCGACAGATGCCTGGTACGCGGAACCTATCGCGATCGCGACCCAAGCTGGTATTGTCAACGGCCGAAGCACAACCAGTTTCCAGCCGGACGCACGGATTACCCGAGAGGAAATCACGGTGATGCTGATGAAAGCATACAAACTGAATGATGGGAAAGTGCCTGTTGGTTCTACAGACATCTTGTTTACAGATATGGCTCAGGTTTCTTCATGGGCAACTGCTTCGGTAAAGGATGCAGCCCAACTAGGACTAGTTCAAGGCCAAAGACAGGGGCAGTTTGTGCCTAAAGGGATAGCTTCCCGTGCAGAGGCGGCTCAGGTCATCTATAACCTGATTTTGAAGTAA
- a CDS encoding response regulator has protein sequence MYSIFLVDDEELGLEMMRDYIRWEEMGIYIMGTASNGREALEKIEATQPDIVLTDVQMPIMNGIDLARKIHESYDSIQVMFLTGHDEFQYVKSAINVGAVGYMLKPLDLNEIESVISKVKQRCEEVAMKNRSMEAAKANILKELSYEKNEDRALDLAFSFSRLTRQPETTRYAMALFSIDPKEAEEEQQSLEECTGRLVSFLDHFFKAKNLKAIFVDYKEGETGVFMEAAQQPGHYAWEDLAEAIRSALDFTVTAAVGGQETELSHIHCLYEQTRIVLNERFYEGTGTIIHAESLSNQFYTEHMPPFEQKEWFEAINRLDFEWAAQKLHGYIEGLATLRVKKKFICDWSIDLVNELLEQLHKPVPKRAELYHSIYNALTLHEIEDLILGTAEDAVSMLGERFMDKNAKLIHKVRTLIDQNYNQPITINSLSDQVYLSPNYLRSIFKDKTGMTIHDYLTRIRLDKARELLADGSLKIHDIAQNVGYESSSYFISLFLKTEGVTPNEYRKSI, from the coding sequence ATGTACAGTATTTTTTTGGTAGACGATGAAGAACTGGGACTTGAGATGATGAGGGATTACATTCGTTGGGAAGAGATGGGTATCTATATCATGGGAACGGCGAGTAACGGCAGGGAGGCCTTGGAGAAGATTGAGGCCACCCAGCCTGATATCGTTCTTACCGATGTTCAGATGCCGATAATGAACGGTATTGATCTGGCGAGAAAGATACATGAGAGCTACGACTCGATCCAGGTGATGTTTCTGACCGGGCACGATGAATTTCAATATGTAAAATCGGCTATCAACGTAGGGGCCGTGGGATATATGCTAAAACCTTTGGATTTAAACGAAATTGAAAGCGTTATCAGTAAAGTTAAACAGCGTTGTGAAGAAGTTGCAATGAAGAACCGTTCCATGGAGGCAGCCAAAGCCAATATCCTGAAGGAGTTATCTTACGAAAAAAATGAGGATCGTGCTCTTGATCTCGCTTTTAGTTTCAGCCGTCTAACCCGACAACCGGAGACCACCCGATATGCAATGGCCTTGTTCAGTATCGATCCCAAGGAGGCTGAAGAGGAACAGCAAAGTCTGGAGGAATGTACAGGACGGCTGGTGTCTTTTCTCGACCATTTCTTCAAGGCGAAGAACCTGAAAGCGATCTTTGTGGATTACAAGGAAGGAGAGACGGGTGTATTTATGGAAGCGGCCCAGCAGCCGGGACATTATGCGTGGGAAGACTTGGCTGAGGCTATTCGTAGTGCCCTCGATTTTACGGTGACGGCAGCTGTAGGAGGACAAGAGACAGAGTTATCCCATATTCACTGTCTGTACGAACAGACACGCATCGTTTTGAATGAGCGTTTCTATGAAGGTACAGGCACCATTATTCATGCGGAGTCGCTTTCAAACCAGTTTTATACGGAGCATATGCCCCCTTTTGAACAAAAGGAATGGTTTGAGGCCATTAACCGACTGGATTTTGAATGGGCGGCACAGAAGCTGCACGGGTATATTGAGGGATTGGCAACACTGCGAGTTAAGAAGAAATTCATCTGCGACTGGTCGATAGATCTCGTTAATGAGCTGCTGGAGCAGCTTCATAAACCTGTTCCGAAGCGGGCTGAGCTGTATCATTCCATCTATAATGCACTGACTCTGCATGAGATCGAGGATCTGATTCTCGGTACTGCGGAAGATGCCGTGAGTATGCTGGGTGAGCGGTTTATGGACAAAAATGCAAAATTGATTCACAAGGTCCGTACTCTCATCGATCAGAATTACAATCAGCCGATTACCATCAACAGCCTGTCTGATCAGGTCTATTTGTCACCAAACTATTTGAGATCCATTTTTAAGGACAAAACAGGGATGACCATTCACGATTATCTGACACGCATCAGACTGGATAAAGCCAGGGAACTGCTGGCAGATGGCTCGCTCAAGATTCACGATATCGCGCAGAACGTGGGCTATGAAAGTTCATCTTATTTTATATCTCTTTTCCTGAAGACAGAGGGCGTAACACCCAACGAATACAGGAAAAGTATATGA
- a CDS encoding ABC transporter permease has protein sequence MHKVSAIKTVRSNNLISRLKEQKWLFVLMLPAFIATLLFSYGPMFGLYMAFTNYQPGGGSFLYQFFHAEFVGFQWFEYFFTTGDFYRVMRNTLATSLLTLFFGFPAPIILALVLNEARQGFFKRFVQTVSYLPHFISWVIAANIVITLLASDGMLNNILVLLGIVKEPVAFLQNGPLFWWIIALSNMWKEMGFSAIMYLAAIASINPELYEAARVDGASRFKQMWHITLPSMRPTIVILAILAVGGILNAGFEQQYLLQNNTVLEYSEVIDIYAYKYGLQNSMFSYGAAVGMFKSVVAFILVLIVNRISRKVNDQALF, from the coding sequence ATGCATAAGGTAAGCGCTATCAAAACAGTCAGGAGCAATAATCTGATAAGCAGACTAAAAGAGCAAAAATGGTTATTCGTGCTTATGCTTCCTGCCTTCATTGCGACATTGCTATTTTCCTATGGTCCGATGTTCGGACTGTATATGGCGTTTACGAATTATCAGCCGGGTGGGGGATCTTTTTTATACCAGTTCTTCCATGCCGAATTTGTAGGTTTCCAGTGGTTTGAGTATTTCTTTACAACAGGGGATTTCTATCGGGTTATGCGTAATACGCTTGCGACAAGCTTGCTGACGCTGTTCTTCGGATTTCCTGCGCCAATCATTCTCGCGCTTGTACTTAATGAAGCGAGACAGGGATTTTTCAAACGTTTTGTACAGACGGTTTCTTATCTGCCGCATTTTATCTCATGGGTTATTGCAGCCAACATTGTAATTACGCTGCTTGCTTCGGATGGAATGCTTAACAATATTCTGGTTCTGCTGGGCATTGTCAAAGAACCAGTCGCATTTTTGCAGAACGGGCCTCTATTCTGGTGGATTATCGCATTGTCGAACATGTGGAAAGAGATGGGGTTCAGCGCCATTATGTATCTCGCCGCAATCGCTTCCATTAATCCGGAGCTCTACGAAGCGGCCAGGGTGGACGGAGCCAGCCGATTTAAGCAAATGTGGCATATAACGCTGCCATCCATGCGCCCTACAATTGTCATATTGGCTATTCTCGCGGTTGGTGGCATTTTGAATGCAGGGTTTGAACAGCAATACCTGCTGCAAAATAATACCGTGCTTGAATACTCCGAAGTTATTGATATTTATGCCTACAAATACGGACTACAAAACAGCATGTTCTCTTACGGTGCTGCCGTGGGGATGTTCAAATCCGTTGTTGCCTTTATTCTTGTCCTCATCGTGAACCGGATTTCCAGAAAAGTGAACGACCAGGCGTTGTTCTAA
- a CDS encoding cache domain-containing sensor histidine kinase, translating into MPFVNLSFRSKLFMVFVLVTIIPMMLLVYFSYELTKTKLTEQIYINMTNSTAQITKNLENKLDSYEHISASIYLDNRLANYLTNEYQDDPSYLDVYNYIGNRIDTVMAAYPDFDSAFIYSDNPSLPKDNYYIRPITPEVQNTELFHKLKQSYGNIIHLSSPQTENSPAMFTLARLLNNNSNQYPYGMLVFQISESVIYSLMEKEAGGKDIFIINDKGIILSSADKQLINTSLPELLHQNFDETLSGRFDTTYQDVKALAVYNTLKNGWKTVSIFPYDSIIKDAKSLSQLIIKISLGFIGVALLLIYITASLFSKRIRTLIRMIRRIERGDFNPTHEEQMGNDEIGQLHFAFEQMTTRLKSLVTEVYQKELQSKEAELDLLQAQINPHFLYNTLGSISSLAVKHQDPQIQDMVLHLAKFYRISLNKGKSILTINEELKLTQSYNAIQLIRFKGKLNITYTIDQSILPYSTVKLALQPFVENAVIHALWNQDRPLNIHIKGVIENNSIILSVIDDGMGMRRETLQSLFEEKEGRGYGISNVDRRIKLKFGEYYGVKVYSKLGMGTTVQIRLPQKEIQ; encoded by the coding sequence ATGCCTTTTGTTAACCTGAGCTTTCGTTCCAAACTATTTATGGTATTTGTACTCGTCACCATCATTCCAATGATGTTATTGGTTTATTTTTCCTATGAACTTACCAAAACGAAACTTACCGAGCAGATCTACATCAACATGACGAACTCCACAGCTCAGATCACTAAAAATCTGGAGAATAAACTGGATAGCTACGAACATATTTCCGCCTCCATTTATTTGGATAACCGCCTTGCCAATTACCTTACGAACGAGTATCAGGATGATCCGTCTTATTTGGATGTCTATAATTATATTGGCAATCGAATCGACACCGTGATGGCTGCCTACCCCGATTTTGATAGCGCATTCATTTATTCGGACAATCCATCTCTGCCCAAAGACAATTATTATATCCGGCCGATTACACCCGAAGTTCAGAACACGGAACTGTTCCACAAATTGAAACAATCCTATGGGAACATTATTCATCTCTCATCGCCGCAGACAGAGAATAGTCCCGCCATGTTTACGCTTGCCCGGCTGCTGAACAACAATAGTAATCAGTATCCCTACGGAATGCTGGTCTTTCAAATTTCCGAGTCTGTCATCTACTCTCTCATGGAAAAAGAAGCAGGCGGCAAAGATATCTTTATTATAAATGACAAGGGCATTATTCTTTCTTCAGCGGACAAACAGTTAATCAATACAAGCTTGCCCGAATTGCTTCATCAAAATTTTGACGAGACGCTTTCAGGCAGATTTGATACAACTTATCAAGACGTGAAGGCTCTAGCGGTCTATAACACGCTTAAAAATGGCTGGAAAACGGTGTCCATCTTCCCTTACGACAGTATTATCAAAGATGCCAAATCTCTCTCTCAGCTTATTATCAAAATTTCACTGGGCTTCATCGGCGTGGCGCTGTTGCTCATTTATATTACTGCATCGCTGTTCAGCAAACGTATCAGGACGTTAATTCGGATGATTCGGCGCATTGAACGGGGGGATTTCAATCCTACCCATGAGGAACAAATGGGCAATGATGAGATAGGACAGCTTCACTTTGCATTCGAACAGATGACAACCCGGCTGAAAAGTCTGGTTACGGAGGTCTACCAGAAGGAGCTACAGAGTAAGGAAGCCGAGCTTGACCTGCTTCAAGCTCAGATCAATCCTCACTTTCTGTATAACACACTCGGCTCGATCTCCTCTCTGGCCGTAAAGCATCAGGATCCGCAGATCCAGGATATGGTCCTTCATCTAGCCAAGTTTTATCGGATATCCCTGAATAAAGGAAAGAGCATCCTGACCATCAATGAGGAATTGAAATTGACGCAGAGCTATAATGCCATTCAGCTTATTCGATTTAAAGGCAAGCTGAATATCACCTACACGATAGATCAATCGATCTTGCCCTACTCGACCGTAAAGCTTGCGTTACAGCCTTTTGTGGAGAATGCAGTGATTCATGCACTTTGGAACCAGGATCGGCCCCTAAATATCCATATCAAGGGCGTCATCGAGAACAATAGTATCATCTTATCTGTTATAGACGATGGAATGGGCATGCGGCGTGAGACGCTTCAGTCTTTGTTTGAAGAGAAAGAAGGACGCGGCTATGGCATTTCAAATGTGGATCGGAGAATTAAGCTGAAATTTGGTGAATATTACGGTGTAAAAGTGTACAGCAAACTAGGCATGGGAACCACGGTCCAAATCCGTCTGCCACAAAAAGAGATCCAATAA
- a CDS encoding alpha-galactosidase translates to MINLTIQYNEQLRIFAIQTQNSSYIFGINEREHLQHLYWGNPVDIEDSAPLLHLQSHSSFDAEVEGEVEEYSFWGGASYTEPSLKLRMSDGVRDLQVKYDRHEIIEQDGRQTLIITLKDQVYTLETQLIYRVIPEFDLVERYANIVNTGQEDIVLESMQSAAWTFPYLQDYRLTHVTGKWSGEFQLRNTILTEGKKILESRRGFTDGHANPWFAIDDGLSTESGGGVWFGALAWSGNWKIVAEKTPFTHVRVTGGINDFDNEWLLGAGETFETPVFVGGFSPEGFGGMSHRLHQYQYNYILPRSEIGKVLYNSWEATYFDVNAQDQMALAERAAKMGVELFVVDDGWFGQRHSDRAGLGDWNVNMEKFPNGLVELIDRVHGLGMEFGIWVEPESVNPDSDLYRAHPDWVYHFETRERTELRNQLLLNISKPEVKQYIIDFMTELLGNHEIKFIKWDMNRTITEPGMKGHPINRQKEVWVRHVQSLYDIWAQLRTKFPDVEFETCAGGGSRIDLGIFRYADQSWPSDNTDAFDRLSIQEGFSYTYAPRMMTCWVTESPTGMNGRNVSLKYRFHSAMMGTLGIGSNLNEWSDEWIGQSGEFIGQYKAIRHLVQFGRQFRLTALRHKGVTAVQYSDAAGSDHVLFAFLHSQKLGEPLPRLRLAGLHANKTYLIEELGLSVSGRALMNIGVELPLRGDFDSLVYRIREQV, encoded by the coding sequence ATGATCAATTTGACGATTCAATATAATGAACAACTACGTATATTTGCAATACAGACGCAAAATTCGTCCTACATTTTCGGAATTAATGAGAGGGAACACCTCCAGCATCTGTATTGGGGTAACCCCGTGGACATCGAGGACAGCGCTCCGTTGCTCCATCTACAATCCCATAGCTCTTTTGACGCGGAAGTGGAAGGAGAGGTGGAGGAGTACAGCTTCTGGGGAGGAGCATCTTATACAGAGCCATCTCTGAAGCTGCGCATGTCTGATGGTGTCCGCGATCTTCAGGTAAAGTATGACCGGCACGAAATCATTGAACAAGATGGCAGACAGACGTTGATTATCACGTTGAAGGATCAGGTCTATACACTTGAAACGCAGCTGATATATCGGGTCATCCCGGAATTCGACCTGGTGGAGCGTTACGCCAATATCGTAAATACGGGACAGGAGGATATCGTGCTGGAAAGCATGCAATCCGCAGCCTGGACATTTCCATATCTCCAGGATTACCGCTTGACGCATGTTACGGGGAAATGGTCGGGTGAATTCCAACTGCGTAATACCATTTTGACAGAGGGGAAAAAGATACTTGAATCGCGGAGAGGTTTCACGGACGGTCATGCCAACCCATGGTTTGCGATTGATGATGGTCTTTCGACAGAAAGCGGCGGCGGGGTATGGTTTGGTGCTCTGGCCTGGAGCGGCAACTGGAAGATTGTTGCGGAGAAGACCCCATTCACGCATGTGCGGGTAACAGGTGGCATCAATGATTTTGACAATGAATGGTTGCTGGGTGCGGGCGAAACGTTTGAGACGCCTGTCTTTGTCGGCGGATTCAGCCCAGAAGGCTTTGGCGGAATGAGCCACCGCTTGCATCAATATCAATACAATTACATACTGCCTCGCAGTGAAATCGGGAAAGTGCTGTACAACTCCTGGGAAGCTACCTACTTCGATGTTAACGCACAGGACCAAATGGCGCTTGCCGAGCGGGCAGCCAAGATGGGCGTGGAGCTGTTCGTCGTGGATGACGGCTGGTTTGGACAGCGGCATTCCGACCGAGCGGGGTTGGGCGACTGGAACGTGAATATGGAGAAGTTCCCGAACGGACTTGTTGAGCTGATTGACCGGGTTCACGGACTTGGGATGGAGTTCGGCATATGGGTAGAGCCGGAGTCGGTCAACCCAGATAGTGATCTCTATAGAGCACATCCAGACTGGGTATATCATTTTGAGACCCGGGAACGTACGGAGCTTCGCAATCAGCTGCTGCTGAATATTTCCAAGCCGGAGGTTAAGCAATACATTATCGATTTTATGACCGAACTGCTTGGCAACCATGAGATTAAGTTCATTAAATGGGACATGAACCGGACCATCACGGAGCCTGGCATGAAGGGGCACCCTATTAACCGCCAGAAAGAAGTATGGGTAAGGCATGTCCAGAGTCTCTATGATATCTGGGCACAGCTGAGAACCAAGTTCCCGGATGTGGAGTTTGAGACTTGCGCAGGAGGTGGCTCGCGGATTGATTTGGGCATCTTCCGTTATGCCGACCAGTCCTGGCCGAGTGACAATACGGATGCGTTCGACCGTCTGAGCATTCAGGAAGGCTTCTCCTATACGTACGCACCACGTATGATGACCTGTTGGGTAACTGAGTCACCTACAGGAATGAACGGTCGAAACGTCTCCCTGAAGTATCGTTTCCACAGTGCAATGATGGGCACGCTTGGTATTGGCTCCAATCTGAACGAGTGGAGTGATGAATGGATTGGGCAGTCCGGGGAATTCATCGGTCAGTACAAAGCCATTCGCCATCTCGTGCAATTCGGCAGACAATTCCGCCTGACTGCGCTTCGACATAAGGGGGTTACGGCTGTCCAGTACAGCGATGCTGCAGGAAGTGATCATGTGCTGTTCGCTTTTCTTCACTCGCAGAAGCTGGGTGAACCGTTGCCTAGACTCCGTTTGGCAGGTCTTCATGCTAACAAGACCTATCTCATTGAAGAGCTGGGATTATCGGTCAGTGGCCGTGCGCTGATGAACATCGGGGTGGAGCTGCCTCTACGTGGCGATTTCGATAGCTTGGTGTATCGTATCCGTGAGCAGGTATAA